GCTGAAAACTCTTGCTCCATATGATCAAAATATTTTTCCTGGTGTTTATGGGTTCTGGTCTTCCTCGCCCTATGCCTACGACAGCGACTATGCGTGGTACCTCAGTTTCAGCTACCGCCATGTCTACGGCAACTACAAGAGCTACGCATACCGGGTGCGCCTCGTGCGCGGCGGACAGTGATTTTGGTTTTTTGCCAGCAAGAGCTGGATTTTCCATGAATTCAAAAGAGGCAGGGAACTTGTTGATAAAAGAAAGGCTTTACGGTTTTTCAAGAACTGTAGAGCCTTTTTTCTTTAAAGGTTTTGCCCCATCCTTTTTATAATTGGAACCATCGATAAAGAGCTTGCAGAAGAGCTCCGTTTTCTTGCCAGCCATGATCAAGTAAGAAAGGCTTTGCGGGAGATCATTGACATGCCTGATCGCCTGATGGATTTGTTTATTCAGCTCTGCCTTCAGAATAATGGCAGGCTTTCAGTTAGAAAAAGAGCGGCTTTTTTTGAGTTTTTGGCAGACGAAGAGCTCTTTGACATGGAGCAGGCGGTTCAGGAGGGAGATATTCTCCATGGAAAACATCCTGTATAAAGCTGCTCGGCTTGAATATTCATGGGAAAATGCCCTTGATAAAATGTTTTCCGGAGAAAATGCAGATGTGTATGAGAAGGCAGATCTTCCAGCGGCATGAATTTCTGGCAGGGTAGGGCGGGGAGTTTCATAGTATTCAATTGCAGCAAAGAACTCTCTTTCAGCAGCTTCATGAAAACCATATTTCATTGTGCAAATCTTTTCTTTATTTTTTCAAATACTTCTTCGCCGGGAATGAGCTTTGCTTCCCCACGTTTTAACTCCTGAGATCTTCGCTCGACTTCTTCAGACCATGCCTGATCAATATCGGACCGGGCCGATAAGTTGGTGCTGATAAGCAATTTGTCTATGAGTAGCAGGCGGTCATCGATTGGAAGATTAAGGGCCTGCTCGTATATCTTTTCAGCGGATTCTGTCATGTGCCGATCCTCCTTTTTGTATTCATTATATTTTTTTAATGATTTCAGTTCAAGTTGAAAATTTCAGGAAGACCATCATAACAGAAAAGCCATGAAAATTTCATTAAAGACCAATGAAGGAGGTGTAAAAGATGAGGTGATGCAGTTCTGACCCATCTTCATGAACGGAGGTTCCTTTGTCCTGCCTCAAGAATCCCCCCGGCCTTTTTATGGAAAAAACCGCCGGAGACCTTTCCCCTGAAGCCCTTCGCCAGCGCCTTGAAATTCCCCCCGGAGATGAAAACCTTACAGCGTTTCAGCCCTTTGCTGCGGGCGATATTACCTGTGGCGTGGAAAATGAGTTTCAGGCTCTGGTGGAAGGAAGCGCTGAAGACGTGGATCTGCCCTGCATGATCCGTGATTCCAACTTCTTTAAAAATATCCTGAAAAGAAGTCTTTCAGGGGAGCTTCCGGAAGAACATGCCGAAAGCATGAAAAGGTTTCTTTCGGACAACAGGGATCAGATATGGGAAAATTCCTGGGTTCGTTTTCCTGAAAAAAAACTTTCCGCCTATGCCCTGCACCTTTTTCACATGGATCTGCGGGCAGATAAGAAAAAAAGCGACAGCCCTCTGCGTAGCGACACCCACCAGTTTGTCTTCATCCATAATCAAGAAACATGGATAAGAGTTCCCGTCAGCTATTTGCTCAAGCTGTCCCTGGCAGATATCATCGGCGGATCACCGGATATGCATCCCATTCTGAAGGTTACGGCCAGCAAAATGATGGATCATTTTTTATGCGATAATACCTCACCGGAAGTTCTTTCCTTTCATCCCGTTAACCTCACTTCGGGCAAGGGTGCGGCAGATGCCATTGCGGGAGAAACCCTGAAACGCTTTTTTTTGTGCCAGCTTCTTCTGGCCCATGCCAATGAGGCCTTCGGACTTCTGGAAACGGGACAGAAGGCGGCCTTGTATTTTGCCTCCCATCCGCCCCTAAGGCAGAAAGCCCTGAATGATATGATTTCCGATGGTTTTTACCGGGAACTTTTCATGAATCCCTGCCTTTCGGGCTGGGATCAGGGCGAATCCAAAAAAGGATATATGGGACTCTGCCATGAGGTGCTTTCCCGCAGTCAGCTCAATGCCGTTAAAAAGCTCAAGGAATGCGGCATCATTACAAGAAATCTTGTGGTTTTGCCCAATACATCCAACATCTGCCTTGCCAACAACGGTACCCACATTTCCATGGGCAGCCGCAGGCTCTCCCGGCTCATGGCCGATCCCGCCGCACCCCTTGGCCAAAGGGATGAAAAATGGATGGGTGATTTCATCACCAAAATAACAGAGCATTTTCTGCCCCTTTTCGTAGGAACCTATTCCGCAACGCCCTACCGCCTGGATTTTGAGGATTTTCATCCTGAGCAGGTTCTGGGTTTTCTTCCCCATGAGCTGGACTTCACCCACCTGCGCATGATCTGGCGGCGCTGGAAGAAAAAGGCAAAAAATCATATTGCAGGCAGATCCCTTACACCCTTCGGACCGCCATGGCTGGACAGAAATATCCGTAAGGCATTCCGATTCAAGGGGGATCTTGTACCGGATTTCAGGCTTCTGGATTATCCCGTGGCCCTGCTCAGTACGCCCAGTTCTCCTGCGCTGGACGGAAGCCCCGGCAATCAGGAACTTCTGCTGAAGGATCTTGGAGATTCCGGGGCCTTTGATCCGCGCATGTCCATGTACCTTCCCTATCGCATCAGGCCCTTTGATAAAATGGGTTTTTCCGGATTTGAAGGCCGCCTGTACAGCACCTTTCCCGCCATCGGCCACGACATGGGCAAAGCCGCCCGGCTGCAGGCCCTGATCACGGCTCTGGGTTTTCAATACCTTCTTTCCGGGAGGTACGGCCATTCGGACATTCCGGATACGCCCTTTGTGGAAAGTGAGCGAAGGCAAGTGATCTTTGCTGCGGCCATAGGGTTGCCCACGGTGTATTTCCGTTCCGATACGCCCAATCTTTTTCTTAAGGATCTTTTTCCCCTCATCAGGGAAACCCGCATGAGCCGCCGTTATCCCGGCTATCTCAGGGTTCCCCTTCCATCCCTGATGACAGCCTTCCATGAAAAAATCATGCAGGACGGGGCCGCCCTGATCGAGGCCCATGGTGCAGCGGATCTGATGGAAGATCTCCGCATGCGCCTTGTCCATCCGGGATTTTCTGCTTCTGCGAGGCTTCAGGCTCTCATTCAGGAAGAGACGGGAGGGAAGAGGCCGGAAAAACAGCCTGCGGAAGTTTTTAACCGTGCTGCGGAAACCTGCTATCGCACCCGGCTGAAAGAGGCCCATATACGTGAAGCTGTCCGCTATTTTGCAGAAGATCTGTCCCGCCTTGAAAACTGGGCCTTGTTCAGGGATGCCGCCTCAAGGGATGCTCTGGCCTCCATCACCCGTAAAGGGAGCATTTCCGGCATCATTGCTTCCCTGAACCGCAGGCAGGGCATAAGTCTTTTTACATCCAAAGAGAGGCTGTCCCTGATTCAGCTCCTTATTCTTTCCACATACAACGACAAAAAACACTTTGAGGCTTCTCCATGAGTTTTTCCCACCACTATCTGGAACGCCATACGGGAAAGAAAATGAAGGAAAAATTCTTTGCCGATCCTCTGGTGCGTTTTCTCTACCATGAAGTCCGGGAAAATGCCCCGTGGCTCTTTTCTGCCTTCACCTCCCCTGTGGCAAGCCGCATTCTGGGGGCCGTGAACTATGACCTTCCCTTTTCATCGCCAAAAAGGCTTGGGCAGATGATCCGGGATCTTGAAATAAATATGGAAGAATGTCTTGAACCGGCCTCCCTTTGCAGCCCCAGAGCACTTTTTGAAAGAAAGATTTTCTATGAAAGATACAGGCCCATGGAAAAAGATCCTTTTGTCATTGTTTCGCCTTCGGACAGCCGCATGCTGCCCCTGAATCTTTCTCCATCGGCCCTGATTCCCGTGAAGGGTAAATTTTTTGACTTGCCGGAGCTTTGCGGAAACCGGCCATGGCATGCTGTTTTTTTGGACGGGAAGGCCGCCGTATTCCGCCTCACGCCGGATAAATACCATTACAACCATGTACCGGTCAGCGGACGGGTGGAGGAAATATTCATGACGGACGGGCGCTGCCATGCCTGCCATCCCGATGCCGTGGTGCGGGAGGTCAGTCCCTTTTCCCGGAACCGCAGGCTCATTACCCTCATCAACACCGATGTACCCGGTGGCAGCGGGATGGGTCTTGTGGCCATGGCCGAAGTGGTGGCCCTCATGATCGGTGGCATCCGTCAGGCCTGTAGCGAAAGGGCTTACGATAATCCAAAAGCCCTTCTTCGCGGCATGTTTGTCCATAGGGGATGGCCAAAAAGCCTGTTTTATCCGGGCAGTTCCACCGTTGTTCTTTTGTTTGAAAAGGATCGTATGAAATTTGACAGGGATCTTGTCTCCAACAGCCTGCGCAGGGATGTACCAAGCTGTTTCAGCAAAGGCTTTGGCTTAAGCCTTGTGGAAACTGAGGTGAAGGTGAGGGAAAGTATAGGAAGGGGTTTACAGGCGTAGGTCTGTTTTTCTCCCCGTCCCCGCGGA
This is a stretch of genomic DNA from Desulfobotulus mexicanus. It encodes these proteins:
- a CDS encoding addiction module protein — its product is MTESAEKIYEQALNLPIDDRLLLIDKLLISTNLSARSDIDQAWSEEVERRSQELKRGEAKLIPGEEVFEKIKKRFAQ
- a CDS encoding phosphatidylserine decarboxylase, with protein sequence MSFSHHYLERHTGKKMKEKFFADPLVRFLYHEVRENAPWLFSAFTSPVASRILGAVNYDLPFSSPKRLGQMIRDLEINMEECLEPASLCSPRALFERKIFYERYRPMEKDPFVIVSPSDSRMLPLNLSPSALIPVKGKFFDLPELCGNRPWHAVFLDGKAAVFRLTPDKYHYNHVPVSGRVEEIFMTDGRCHACHPDAVVREVSPFSRNRRLITLINTDVPGGSGMGLVAMAEVVALMIGGIRQACSERAYDNPKALLRGMFVHRGWPKSLFYPGSSTVVLLFEKDRMKFDRDLVSNSLRRDVPSCFSKGFGLSLVETEVKVRESIGRGLQA